The following are from one region of the Candidatus Shapirobacteria bacterium genome:
- a CDS encoding glycosyltransferase family 2 protein — protein sequence MVRIAILILNWKQPELTIQTLDSYLKIKHKNFEYKIFSIDNGSADGSFKKLKSLYKNNPQLTILKNPTNIGYVPAFNKEIKKKLDYDYILVSNNDILVDPYFLENLVTAALQSNFDILGPKIYFAPGYEYHKHRYTPKEIGKVIWFAGGKMDWANIIGSNIGVDEVDTGQHDQIKTNIDFITGCCMLVKSGVFKKIGLFDKDYFMYLEDVDFCQRAKKSGFRLAYIPQAFIWHVNSGSSSSGSSLQDYFISRNRLIFGLKYANLRAKFALIRESIKIFLTSKSFWKKQAVSDFYLNNLGKGSWK from the coding sequence ATGGTTAGAATCGCAATTTTGATTCTCAACTGGAAGCAGCCGGAATTGACCATTCAGACCCTCGACTCCTATTTAAAAATCAAACATAAGAATTTTGAATATAAAATTTTTTCCATCGACAATGGATCAGCCGATGGATCATTTAAAAAATTAAAATCTCTCTACAAAAACAACCCACAATTAACAATCTTGAAAAACCCTACAAATATTGGATATGTTCCGGCTTTCAATAAGGAAATTAAAAAAAAATTAGACTACGATTACATTCTTGTCAGCAATAACGATATATTGGTCGATCCATACTTCTTAGAAAATTTAGTCACTGCGGCTTTACAATCAAACTTCGACATCTTGGGACCAAAAATCTACTTCGCCCCCGGGTATGAATATCATAAACATCGCTACACTCCCAAAGAAATCGGAAAAGTCATCTGGTTTGCCGGGGGCAAAATGGATTGGGCTAATATTATCGGCAGCAACATAGGAGTCGACGAGGTAGACACGGGGCAACATGATCAAATCAAAACCAACATAGATTTTATCACCGGCTGTTGCATGTTGGTTAAATCCGGGGTATTTAAAAAAATTGGACTCTTTGACAAAGACTATTTTATGTACCTTGAAGATGTTGACTTTTGCCAACGAGCCAAAAAATCCGGTTTCCGACTTGCCTATATCCCCCAGGCATTTATCTGGCATGTCAACTCAGGCTCTTCTTCAAGTGGTTCATCGCTTCAGGACTATTTCATCAGCAGAAATCGTCTTATTTTTGGTCTAAAATATGCAAACCTTCGGGCCAAATTTGCCCTTATCCGAGAATCAATCAAAATTTTTCTGACCTCAAAATCATTTTGGAAAAAACAAGCCGTCTCTGATTTTTACTTGAACAATCTTGGCAAAGGAAGTTGGAAATGA
- a CDS encoding glycosyltransferase family 39 protein, whose protein sequence is MTLFRRILGYAKTEKTLILILFLAAFFRLYDVGGYMEFLGDQGRDMVIVRDFLKNGNLFFIGPQTSIGNMYLGPFYYYLIAPSLLLSGYNPTGPSIFIAILSILTVFLIYKISNKWFSKNTAIIASILYSISPVVIKYSNFSWNPNVMPLFSLLFVYFMVEGLTQKKYLYFIYASLSYIMAINSHYLALLLLPLAAVLWFIHLFKTKKISKEFFTFTIYAIVIFVISLTPQILFDLKHQNQNLNALVKFFTNRETTVNLKAYKTLPSLIPLTNQINSRLLLGKNETLSLPLTVFIFVGSFLVFFKKNTKRTYFVALFLWLLFGIGGLGLYKQHIYDHYFGFIFPVPFIIVGIVLSSLFEFNRLTKIVGSALLLILVYLSVLETPIQYPPNNQLQTTQTIVKSILAESNNQPFNFALLAKQNYDPPYRYYFSEYNSQIYLLQDKITDQLFVVCEPWQIDCQPINNPEWNIAAFGWAKIDKQWQINGITIFKLTHNVPKN, encoded by the coding sequence ATGACCTTGTTTCGAAGAATCCTTGGTTATGCTAAAACTGAAAAGACCCTAATTCTCATCCTTTTTCTTGCCGCCTTTTTCAGACTTTATGATGTTGGCGGCTATATGGAATTCTTGGGTGATCAGGGAAGGGACATGGTAATTGTCCGAGATTTCCTTAAAAACGGTAATCTTTTTTTTATCGGGCCTCAAACCAGCATCGGTAACATGTATCTCGGCCCGTTCTACTACTACCTAATTGCCCCATCACTGCTTTTATCCGGATATAACCCCACAGGACCATCAATATTTATCGCCATTTTATCTATATTAACCGTTTTTCTGATTTATAAAATTTCAAATAAATGGTTTAGCAAAAATACCGCCATTATTGCCTCAATTTTGTATTCTATTTCTCCGGTTGTAATTAAATACTCCAATTTCTCCTGGAATCCAAATGTAATGCCTTTATTTTCCCTGCTTTTTGTATATTTTATGGTTGAAGGTCTTACTCAAAAAAAATACCTCTATTTTATCTACGCATCTCTTTCCTATATTATGGCCATTAATTCCCATTATCTAGCCCTCCTTCTGCTCCCTCTTGCAGCAGTCTTGTGGTTTATCCACTTGTTCAAAACAAAGAAGATCTCCAAAGAGTTCTTCACTTTTACCATATACGCGATAGTAATTTTTGTGATTTCCCTGACTCCTCAGATATTATTTGACCTGAAACATCAAAACCAAAACTTAAACGCTTTAGTCAAGTTCTTTACCAACAGGGAAACCACTGTCAATCTAAAGGCTTACAAGACCCTCCCTAGCCTGATTCCTCTGACTAATCAGATCAATTCCCGTCTCCTCCTGGGAAAAAACGAAACATTATCCCTACCGCTAACCGTCTTTATTTTTGTAGGCTCATTTCTGGTTTTTTTCAAAAAAAATACCAAAAGAACCTATTTCGTTGCCCTATTTCTGTGGTTACTTTTTGGCATCGGCGGGTTGGGACTGTACAAACAACATATATACGACCACTACTTTGGCTTTATCTTTCCGGTCCCATTTATTATTGTAGGCATAGTTTTAAGCTCGCTATTTGAATTCAACCGTTTGACCAAAATTGTCGGCTCGGCCCTGCTTCTCATTTTAGTTTATCTATCCGTTCTTGAAACACCCATCCAATACCCTCCAAACAATCAATTGCAAACTACACAAACTATCGTCAAATCAATTCTCGCTGAATCAAATAATCAACCTTTTAATTTTGCCCTTCTGGCAAAACAAAATTATGACCCGCCTTATAGGTATTATTTTTCCGAATATAACTCACAAATCTATCTTCTTCAAGATAAGATTACCGACCAACTTTTTGTAGTTTGCGAACCATGGCAGATAGACTGCCAACCGATAAACAACCCCGAATGGAATATTGCCGCCTTTGGGTGGGCAAAAATTGACAAACAATGGCAAATAAACGGAATAACAATATTTAAGCTAACTCATAATGTTCCGAAAAATTAA
- a CDS encoding oligosaccharide flippase family protein has protein sequence MEEINIEEIKQKTTTNVVFLSLRNIGLQAISTIGFFLLTILLGTGEVGLFAIVAESVGILGYFSDIGLASALIQQKNDVTKEDLQTTFLIQQILVIVSLIVISLIFFRLSASRSYGLKETWIFVSLCFAFFTASLKTIPSVLLERKLNFKLISTVDIAENISFYLVAVVFAFFHFGAYSYAIATFFRSILGLVLIYHFSSWPIGYSFSKTAAKRLFKYGIPFQLNSFIAMAKDRLSNLLVAGIIGRDSFGILSWAQKGPRIPLSFMDAIMRVTFPTFSRLQDKTDLLKRSLEKSLYFIALFVFPALAGISLIAPDIIKIIPKYTKWSPAIFPLYLYAVSYAIAAVTSPITNAFNAIGKITTTTKLMIMWTILTWIFYPLLSLRYGYIGTSYAAVIVGSSSFVVWIIAHNIFKINILKIILHPFISTILVIVSLISLQQLPLAPLSLLISKIIIGTLVYLCYHLTVSRNEVNWFISQTKWFSNKK, from the coding sequence ATGGAAGAGATCAATATCGAAGAAATAAAACAAAAAACCACCACCAACGTGGTTTTTTTATCTCTAAGAAACATCGGTCTTCAGGCAATTTCCACCATTGGTTTTTTCCTATTAACCATTCTATTGGGCACCGGGGAAGTCGGTTTATTTGCCATAGTCGCCGAATCTGTCGGTATATTAGGATATTTTTCCGATATCGGCCTTGCTTCAGCTCTTATTCAACAAAAAAATGACGTCACCAAAGAGGATCTTCAAACTACTTTTCTAATCCAACAGATACTAGTAATAGTCAGTCTGATAGTCATCTCTCTTATTTTTTTTCGACTAAGCGCCTCAAGATCCTATGGTCTCAAAGAAACTTGGATTTTCGTCTCTTTATGTTTTGCCTTTTTTACTGCCTCTTTAAAAACAATACCATCGGTACTGCTTGAGAGAAAACTAAACTTTAAATTGATATCCACTGTCGATATCGCTGAAAATATCAGTTTTTATCTCGTCGCTGTTGTCTTCGCATTTTTTCACTTTGGTGCCTACTCATATGCAATCGCTACTTTTTTTCGAAGCATTTTGGGTCTGGTACTAATTTATCACTTCAGCTCCTGGCCAATCGGTTATTCCTTTTCAAAAACTGCCGCCAAGCGTTTATTTAAATACGGTATACCTTTTCAGTTAAATTCATTTATAGCCATGGCAAAAGACCGTCTGTCAAATCTTTTGGTTGCCGGAATTATCGGTAGAGACAGCTTTGGCATTCTTTCCTGGGCTCAAAAAGGACCAAGAATCCCTCTAAGTTTTATGGATGCAATTATGAGAGTCACTTTTCCCACCTTTTCAAGGTTGCAGGACAAAACCGATCTCCTAAAACGTTCTTTAGAGAAATCACTTTATTTTATTGCCTTATTTGTTTTTCCGGCCCTGGCCGGTATTAGCTTAATCGCCCCGGATATTATAAAAATAATCCCTAAATATACAAAATGGTCACCGGCCATATTTCCCCTATATCTCTACGCCGTCTCATATGCAATCGCCGCCGTTACTTCTCCGATAACCAACGCTTTTAATGCTATTGGCAAAATCACCACCACCACCAAACTTATGATTATGTGGACAATTCTAACTTGGATTTTTTACCCCCTGTTAAGCCTTCGATATGGTTATATTGGTACTTCATATGCCGCAGTAATTGTGGGATCGAGCTCCTTTGTCGTTTGGATAATTGCCCACAATATTTTTAAAATAAATATTCTTAAGATTATCCTTCATCCATTTATTTCGACCATACTTGTCATTGTCAGTCTCATATCTCTTCAGCAACTACCGCTAGCCCCTCTTTCACTTCTTATCAGCAAAATAATCATCGGAACTCTGGTTTATCTTTGCTATCACCTAACCGTCAGCCGTAATGAAGTTAATTGGTTTATCTCCCAAACTAAATGGTTTTCAAACAAAAAATAG
- a CDS encoding glycosyltransferase, with amino-acid sequence MTTTISIIIPCYNEEENLKRGVLDEVNDFLQTQKFKWEVLICNDESTDNSLKLVREFVNKHSGFRVLDLPHGGKPSAVWGGIKEAQYPLVIFTDMDQSTPLKEINKLLPFFKSYDVVIGSRGSHREGNTFLRKLGSKIFLLIRKLILLHQISDTQCGFKAMKIDVAKKLFPNLQFFKEKTGKKGWRVSAYDVELLFMAEKWGYSIKEIPVEWKNEDTSTTKGDLNARYKKESIQMAQEIWRVMKNNLKGVYDQN; translated from the coding sequence ATGACAACAACCATTTCGATCATCATTCCCTGTTACAACGAAGAAGAAAATCTTAAAAGGGGAGTCCTGGATGAGGTCAATGACTTTCTCCAAACTCAAAAGTTTAAATGGGAAGTTTTAATTTGTAACGATGAATCTACCGACAATAGCCTGAAATTGGTCCGTGAATTTGTCAATAAACACTCGGGGTTCCGTGTTTTAGACCTCCCTCATGGCGGTAAGCCTTCGGCCGTATGGGGCGGAATAAAAGAAGCTCAATATCCGCTTGTTATTTTCACCGACATGGACCAATCGACTCCCTTAAAAGAAATCAACAAACTTCTGCCATTTTTTAAGTCATATGATGTTGTTATTGGTTCCAGAGGTTCGCATAGGGAGGGAAATACATTTTTAAGAAAGCTGGGCTCTAAAATATTTCTTTTAATCAGAAAACTCATTTTACTTCACCAAATTAGCGACACTCAATGTGGTTTCAAGGCAATGAAAATTGATGTTGCCAAGAAACTATTTCCCAATCTCCAGTTCTTTAAAGAAAAGACAGGAAAGAAGGGGTGGCGAGTTTCTGCCTACGACGTTGAACTACTCTTTATGGCAGAAAAATGGGGATATTCGATTAAAGAAATTCCGGTTGAATGGAAAAATGAAGACACCAGCACGACCAAGGGAGATCTAAATGCCCGTTACAAGAAAGAATCAATCCAAATGGCACAAGAAATTTGGAGGGTTATGAAAAACAATCTGAAGGGTGTATATGACCAAAATTAG
- a CDS encoding glycosyltransferase family 39 protein, with protein sequence MFRKINSNVILLIILLISLCFRIYKLNELYNFDWDQEDDAQKVTEMITSHKPRLIGPRVANDNGFFVGPFHYYFLVPFYLITNNNPIAGAYASISIGLITTLVIYVVSQKIFGENTARLSALIYSLLPSITSWNVMYTAPLSLIIFYLCHQLISGKNNLFPLLIFTYSFSATTHLVPVSLFIPIIISLLLADKKPSSKQIILSLILSIIPLIPLIIFDLRHQFLNIKNLINFISVSKNNDYPPYLFLRSYWRSINLLFIKIHYLIIVERIVIITAALTSVFLQNNKKYKIFIFSWLLTPILILSFYRGNIPEYYYGSSNIIIPILLSFLISKILSAKLLTFFSVAFLTFQIINFPSTPTGITLKDKTEAVSFLINQNRDPIFNVSYDLPLGFDNGYAYLFRYFGKEPQNTPAGHLYSISLSTRPSTGEIVYTNNTLSIVRK encoded by the coding sequence ATGTTCCGAAAAATTAATTCAAATGTTATCTTGCTGATAATTTTGTTGATTTCCCTCTGCTTCAGAATCTATAAGCTCAATGAACTTTATAATTTTGACTGGGACCAGGAAGACGATGCCCAGAAAGTGACCGAAATGATCACCAGTCATAAGCCCAGGTTGATAGGGCCAAGAGTTGCAAACGACAATGGATTCTTTGTCGGCCCATTTCATTATTATTTTTTAGTCCCTTTTTACCTTATTACCAACAATAATCCAATCGCCGGTGCCTATGCATCAATATCTATAGGGTTAATTACGACTCTGGTTATATATGTAGTCTCTCAAAAAATATTCGGTGAAAATACCGCCCGTCTTTCCGCCCTAATTTATTCCCTACTACCATCGATTACCTCCTGGAACGTCATGTACACCGCTCCGCTATCACTTATTATATTTTATCTGTGCCACCAACTTATTTCCGGAAAGAATAATCTTTTTCCTTTGTTGATTTTTACATATTCATTCTCAGCCACCACCCACCTTGTTCCCGTCTCTCTTTTTATCCCCATTATTATTTCTCTTTTGCTAGCCGATAAAAAACCTTCCTCAAAACAAATTATTTTAAGCCTGATACTTTCAATAATCCCCCTCATTCCCTTGATTATTTTTGACCTGAGACACCAATTTCTTAATATTAAAAACTTAATTAATTTTATATCCGTATCAAAAAATAATGACTATCCTCCGTATTTATTTTTAAGAAGTTACTGGCGCTCAATCAATCTACTTTTTATTAAAATCCATTATTTAATAATTGTTGAAAGAATAGTGATAATTACGGCTGCTTTGACCTCCGTTTTTCTACAAAACAATAAAAAATATAAAATATTTATTTTCTCCTGGCTTTTGACCCCAATACTTATTTTGTCTTTTTATCGGGGAAATATTCCCGAATACTATTACGGATCTTCCAACATTATAATCCCTATCCTCTTGTCTTTCCTGATTTCCAAAATATTGTCAGCAAAATTGTTGACCTTTTTTTCAGTCGCTTTCCTGACATTCCAAATTATAAATTTCCCTTCCACTCCGACTGGCATCACCCTAAAGGACAAAACGGAAGCAGTGTCTTTTTTAATTAACCAAAACCGGGATCCGATTTTTAATGTCTCCTACGACCTCCCCTTAGGTTTTGATAACGGCTATGCATATCTTTTTCGTTATTTTGGCAAAGAACCACAGAACACCCCCGCTGGCCACTTGTACTCCATTAGCCTTTCAACACGTCCCTCGACTGGGGAAATTGTTTATACAAACAACACTCTCAGCATTGTTCGAAAATAA
- a CDS encoding glycosyltransferase family 2 protein: MQNQPLISAVINIKNEADSLKKCLKSIKNFADEIIVIDMYSTDNGKLIAESFGAKVIQYRPVKVVEIARNFALSKASGKWIILLDPDEYLNKTLKRELTRITQRQDVDFVRIPRKNIIFGKWIRHSNSWPDYLIRFFKKGSVTWKKEIHSQPETKGNGINLLDSEKLAIRHNNYKTVSQFVFRAMRYSGVQADELKENGYKVKIGDFILKPIQEFNSRFFSAEGYKDGVHGLIFSILQGFAISLIYIRLWEKQGSQDKPMPKDSFVSASQESTYEYSYWFTRYFRQEYSKNIFKIIIIRLRNTLDRFTKNF, from the coding sequence ATGCAAAACCAACCTCTAATTTCTGCCGTAATTAATATCAAGAATGAAGCGGATTCCCTCAAAAAATGTCTGAAATCTATTAAAAATTTTGCTGATGAAATTATCGTTATCGACATGTACTCCACCGATAACGGTAAACTAATTGCCGAAAGTTTTGGCGCCAAAGTTATCCAATACCGACCGGTAAAGGTGGTAGAAATTGCCCGAAATTTTGCATTATCAAAAGCTAGCGGGAAATGGATAATACTTCTGGACCCAGATGAATATCTTAACAAAACACTAAAAAGGGAGCTTACCAGGATCACCCAAAGGCAAGATGTGGATTTTGTCAGAATACCTAGAAAAAATATTATTTTTGGTAAATGGATCAGGCACTCCAATAGCTGGCCGGATTATCTTATCCGTTTTTTCAAAAAAGGCTCCGTAACCTGGAAAAAGGAAATTCATAGCCAACCGGAAACCAAGGGCAATGGGATTAACCTCCTCGATAGTGAAAAACTAGCCATCAGGCACAACAACTACAAAACCGTATCTCAATTTGTCTTCCGGGCTATGCGTTACAGTGGAGTTCAGGCAGACGAATTGAAAGAAAATGGTTATAAAGTTAAAATAGGCGATTTTATCCTCAAACCTATTCAGGAATTTAATAGCCGCTTTTTCTCCGCCGAAGGCTACAAAGACGGGGTCCATGGACTCATTTTTTCAATTTTACAGGGCTTTGCCATCTCCCTTATCTATATCCGACTCTGGGAAAAACAGGGAAGCCAGGACAAGCCCATGCCAAAGGACTCATTTGTTTCCGCCAGCCAGGAATCTACCTATGAATATAGCTATTGGTTTACCAGATACTTCAGACAAGAATATTCCAAAAATATCTTTAAAATAATAATAATCAGATTAAGAAACACCCTGGATAGGTTTACAAAAAATTTTTAA
- a CDS encoding glycosyltransferase family 39 protein has product MLSKLTKKRFFWPILVFICTIPAFSFLLKPGYYIMHDDMQPIRQLSFEQCLKDGQIPCRWSPYLGYEYGYPLFNYYPALPYAVGQVFRVLGFSFLTSIKLTAILQFIFSALFIYVFAKDIFGKLGGFLSSVFYTYAPNHALNIYVRGAMNEAWALVFLPLILFFAHRAITKNKTCYFIGLSLSLSFLMLSHNPTVLTFIPILVTFCLFWIYKSKHFRPEYFLKLALSGLFAICLSAFFTLPVLFESKLVQIETMFTNYYHYTAHFVSIFQLFISNFWGDGGSIWGPNDGMSFMVGYLHWFLPVLIVFAVVFITYKTKKIDTVYIFTTILISTGLFTTFMSHERSTFLWQLFPVIQKVQFPWRFLSLTSLFSSISIGIIPLILSKYIKLKTVVIITGTIALITFAINFNYFHPVRSGPVSDLEKFSGESWRLQTTASIYDYLPKTASMAAKKPATKFIDSINPPSDYIITGQKQGTDWLFFNLILQKDSEIIISQLAFPNFVITDNNRQINYTIDPELGRMVVNLETGNHQLYIKLKNTPIRTVGNIISLLSWLSVLVYLSLNLWKRSISKK; this is encoded by the coding sequence ATGTTGTCCAAATTAACTAAAAAACGATTCTTTTGGCCAATCTTAGTTTTCATCTGTACAATTCCCGCCTTTTCCTTTCTTCTCAAACCAGGTTACTACATCATGCATGATGACATGCAGCCCATCCGACAACTAAGCTTTGAGCAATGCTTAAAAGATGGGCAGATACCGTGCCGCTGGTCACCTTATCTCGGTTACGAATATGGCTATCCACTTTTCAACTATTACCCCGCACTACCCTATGCCGTTGGTCAAGTATTCAGAGTTTTGGGATTTTCTTTTTTGACTTCGATTAAATTAACCGCCATCCTTCAATTTATATTCTCTGCTCTCTTCATCTACGTATTTGCCAAAGATATATTTGGTAAATTAGGAGGATTTTTATCATCTGTTTTTTATACATATGCTCCCAATCACGCCTTAAATATTTATGTCCGCGGGGCAATGAACGAAGCTTGGGCATTGGTATTTCTTCCCCTAATTTTGTTTTTTGCTCATCGGGCAATAACAAAAAACAAAACTTGTTATTTCATCGGTTTATCGCTTTCTCTTTCCTTTTTAATGCTATCCCACAATCCCACAGTTTTGACCTTTATCCCGATTCTGGTTACCTTTTGTCTTTTTTGGATATACAAATCAAAACATTTCCGGCCGGAATATTTTCTGAAATTAGCTTTAAGTGGGTTATTTGCCATATGTCTTTCCGCCTTTTTCACTCTTCCTGTTCTCTTCGAATCAAAACTAGTCCAAATAGAAACAATGTTTACCAATTATTATCACTACACTGCCCACTTTGTTTCTATTTTCCAATTATTTATCAGTAATTTCTGGGGAGATGGAGGCTCAATTTGGGGTCCCAATGACGGAATGTCATTTATGGTCGGATATCTCCACTGGTTTTTGCCTGTGCTTATCGTTTTTGCCGTTGTTTTTATTACTTATAAAACAAAGAAAATAGATACTGTTTACATTTTTACCACTATTCTTATATCCACGGGACTATTCACCACCTTCATGTCCCACGAACGCTCGACCTTCCTATGGCAGTTATTTCCCGTAATTCAAAAAGTTCAATTCCCCTGGCGGTTTTTAAGTCTCACCTCTCTTTTCTCTTCCATTTCTATCGGAATTATTCCTCTAATACTTTCAAAATATATAAAACTCAAAACGGTTGTTATTATCACCGGCACAATTGCACTTATTACCTTTGCAATTAATTTCAACTATTTTCATCCCGTTAGAAGCGGACCAGTATCCGATTTGGAAAAATTCTCAGGTGAAAGTTGGCGTCTACAAACTACCGCAAGCATTTACGACTATTTACCGAAAACAGCCTCGATGGCGGCAAAAAAACCAGCTACCAAATTTATTGACTCAATAAACCCCCCATCCGATTACATTATCACTGGACAAAAACAGGGGACAGATTGGCTATTTTTCAACCTTATCCTTCAAAAAGATTCTGAAATTATCATTTCCCAACTCGCTTTCCCAAACTTTGTCATTACCGACAACAACCGCCAAATTAATTACACCATTGATCCTGAACTTGGTCGCATGGTTGTCAACCTCGAAACGGGAAATCATCAACTATATATTAAACTTAAAAACACACCTATAAGAACTGTTGGCAACATAATATCGCTTTTAAGTTGGTTATCTGTTCTCGTTTACCTTTCTCTGAATCTATGGAAGAGATCAATATCGAAGAAATAA
- a CDS encoding glycosyltransferase family 2 protein yields the protein MHKKLLKELSIFFPCYNEEKNISDTVDKAVPVLKKISDQWEIILVNDGSKDKTPQVLETIKKKYPQNTSIITHNPNRGYGAAFKSGVYNSRYEWIAFTDADGQFDFSEITKLIKKQQTTGADLVIGYYLGRKVPFYRIWGSSLWQIAVFILFGLKVKDIDCGFKLIRKKVIDTIPKLEAERGPFISSEFLIKAKKSGYKIVEIGVSHFSRTAGEATGAKLNVILAGFKDLFRLWYKINFQK from the coding sequence ATGCATAAAAAACTTCTCAAAGAACTATCAATATTTTTTCCATGCTACAACGAGGAAAAAAACATATCAGATACGGTTGACAAAGCAGTCCCCGTTTTGAAAAAAATATCCGACCAGTGGGAAATTATATTGGTTAATGACGGTTCAAAAGATAAAACGCCCCAAGTTCTTGAAACTATCAAAAAAAAATACCCCCAAAACACTTCTATTATCACTCACAATCCCAATAGGGGATATGGGGCCGCTTTTAAAAGCGGAGTCTATAACTCAAGATACGAGTGGATTGCCTTTACAGACGCAGACGGTCAATTTGATTTTTCCGAAATTACTAAACTGATCAAAAAACAACAGACTACCGGTGCTGATTTAGTTATAGGATATTATTTAGGGAGAAAAGTCCCGTTTTACCGAATCTGGGGATCTTCTCTTTGGCAAATCGCTGTATTCATTCTTTTCGGTCTTAAAGTAAAAGATATCGACTGCGGCTTTAAACTCATTCGGAAAAAAGTAATCGACACCATTCCGAAGCTAGAGGCCGAAAGAGGGCCGTTTATATCAAGTGAATTCCTAATTAAAGCAAAAAAATCCGGTTATAAAATAGTAGAAATCGGAGTAAGTCATTTTAGTCGCACGGCCGGTGAAGCAACCGGAGCCAAACTAAACGTCATTCTGGCCGGATTCAAGGATCTGTTCCGGCTCTGGTACAAAATAAATTTCCAAAAATGA
- a CDS encoding glycosyltransferase family 39 protein: protein MKKIGFYFLILGISVIYLLLRINRLNENIEFRLDQGIHLLETYQMVTSKKISLIGPMVTSKSRDGRNFYIGGNYYYALAILGIVSEWDPVKITAFYNFIELTFIIFFIFWLRSRFNPNSAIIIFVFLTSFCYLITHSRFFWNPHFLIPLGILVTYFIDQFYQRQQNIFLLLAAITLGNAVSFHYSALVWTIPIVAFIIFTKSKSIWQIPLFLLGTTVGALPIIIFELRHNFYNIRTIFFIFTHFEENRGLTPHYFVYPTLIFILWFFAYFQNKFKVKKYFIIASTFFLFLIGLLIPPVSPLDNLSGWDYPSQKRVVDIITKNICPENYNIASTVGGDTRSYDIRYLLTIRHCPPKEVETYSDNQTLFLVAPPDRPPETEKVWEVSSFKPFKVTNQQEINNQIILYRLDKT from the coding sequence ATGAAAAAAATTGGATTTTATTTCCTGATACTTGGTATTTCAGTCATCTATCTTTTGCTAAGAATAAACCGTCTAAATGAAAATATTGAGTTTAGGCTCGATCAGGGTATTCACTTGCTGGAAACATACCAAATGGTTACTAGCAAAAAAATCAGCCTAATCGGCCCGATGGTCACATCAAAAAGCCGCGACGGACGAAACTTCTATATCGGTGGAAATTATTACTATGCCCTGGCAATACTTGGCATAGTTAGTGAGTGGGATCCCGTAAAAATAACCGCTTTCTATAATTTTATCGAACTTACTTTCATAATCTTTTTTATATTTTGGCTTCGTTCAAGATTTAACCCCAATTCCGCCATCATTATCTTTGTTTTTTTAACCTCATTCTGCTATCTGATCACTCATAGCCGTTTTTTTTGGAACCCGCATTTCCTTATTCCTCTGGGGATATTAGTCACATACTTTATCGATCAATTTTACCAAAGGCAACAAAACATCTTTTTGCTATTGGCCGCAATAACACTAGGAAACGCCGTGTCATTTCACTACTCCGCGCTAGTATGGACCATTCCGATAGTCGCTTTCATAATTTTTACAAAATCCAAATCGATCTGGCAAATTCCACTATTCTTATTAGGAACAACGGTTGGAGCCTTACCAATAATAATCTTCGAGTTAAGACATAATTTTTACAACATAAGAACAATTTTTTTTATTTTTACTCATTTTGAAGAAAACAGGGGATTAACTCCACACTATTTCGTATATCCCACCCTTATCTTTATTTTATGGTTTTTTGCCTATTTCCAAAACAAATTCAAAGTCAAAAAATACTTTATTATCGCTTCTACCTTTTTCTTATTTCTAATAGGTTTACTTATTCCTCCGGTAAGTCCGCTCGACAACCTTTCCGGCTGGGATTACCCATCTCAAAAAAGGGTTGTAGACATTATCACAAAAAACATCTGCCCTGAAAATTATAATATCGCCTCCACTGTCGGTGGTGATACCAGATCTTATGACATTAGATATCTGCTTACCATCCGCCACTGCCCACCCAAGGAGGTAGAAACATACTCTGACAATCAAACTCTGTTTCTGGTTGCGCCGCCTGACCGGCCTCCGGAGACAGAAAAGGTTTGGGAAGTATCTTCTTTTAAACCGTTTAAAGTTACAAATCAGCAGGAAATCAATAACCAAATTATTCTTTACCGGCTCGATAAAACCTAA